GATACGCTTCAAAAAGCCCGAACATCTTATAAAGATGATCGTCCGGACGATCGACGAACAGCTTAAGGTAACGCACACCGCCGTGCTTTTATTTAAAGAACATAAGCATTCCTATATTCTGATAGATTCGAAGGGCGCGCACGGTGTAAAACTGCCGATAGGTTTTATAAAGCTGGCCGCGGATAATCCTCTCATCAGCGTATTTACCGGGAAGGAAAGTTATCTTATATCCGAGACGGGTATATTGCGCTCCGACGATGTTATCACCGGCCTGCGAAACCGCGAGATACTCGAGCGCCAGCCGGCGCTTTATGACAAACTGCTTCTCATAAAGAAGCAGATGGATCTGATAAAGGCGAAGCTGTGCGTACCGTGTTATTTTAAGCGCGAACTCTTGGGCATACTCGTCCTGGGCGAGAAGATATCGGGCGAGAGTTTCAGCCGCGAGGAGATGGGATTTTTCGTTACGCTTGCCAACGACGCCGCAATGGCCATAGCGAACGCGCTACTTATCGAAAACTTACAGCAAAAGATCGACGAGATAAAGGAGCTCTACGTCCGCGAGCACCGCATATTCATACATACGGCGATAGCGATGGCCGCGGCCATAGACGCGCGCGATCCGTACACGCACGGACACACGGAGCGCGTTACGACCTACTGTCTGGCGATAGCCAGGGAGCTCG
This genomic stretch from Candidatus Omnitrophota bacterium harbors:
- a CDS encoding HD domain-containing protein translates to MDKPKKAPSWDKLNNLFVENTAGRGANRINPQSDQQDGSPPEGVMPKYDYQAFLEKASRTMIRFKKPEHLIKMIVRTIDEQLKVTHTAVLLFKEHKHSYILIDSKGAHGVKLPIGFIKLAADNPLISVFTGKESYLISETGILRSDDVITGLRNREILERQPALYDKLLLIKKQMDLIKAKLCVPCYFKRELLGILVLGEKISGESFSREEMGFFVTLANDAAMAIANALLIENLQQKIDEIKELYVREHRIFIHTAIAMAAAIDARDPYTHGHTERVTTYCLAIARELEGIPEMSAYKNFRETLQISALLHDIGKIGIPDHILNKHGKLSPEEFEEIKKHSIIGATILHPIKELSDVAREVRHHQECYDGSGYPDGVKGADIPLIARIIAVADAFDAITTDRPYKRRKRIEDALQELKRCSGSQFDPVIVSAFLLAYEKGNIITSSDQTPRLG